The following is a genomic window from Hyperolius riggenbachi isolate aHypRig1 chromosome 4, aHypRig1.pri, whole genome shotgun sequence.
cCCCCCCACCCGATCCCCAGCGCTTTAACTTACCATGCCTCTCTCTAGCGATCGCAGAACCCCGCTGCACAGATCCGGTCTTCTCTGTGCGGAGGATCGGGACCAGTGGGTGACATCATGACGTTATATGCCGATCCCGATCATCCGCAGGAGAAGACCCAAGTTGGGCGCCAGGTTCTGTGGCTGAGAGAGGCACGGTAAGTATAAGCGCTGGGTATCGGGGTGggatcagggggtgggggggcacaccTAAacatggctacgtatactggccacacctgtacctgacttcctatactggggaacacctgaaactggctacctatactggccacaccagtacctggcttcctatactggccacacctgtacctggcttcctatactggggaacccctAAACCTGGCTCCCGATACTAGCCACACCTGTACCcgttttcctatactggggaacacctaaacctggctacatatactggccacacctggccaaaaccACCAGGGGCTATATGGCTTCTGgggaacacctaaacctggctacctatactggccacacctgtacctggattCCTATATTGGGGAACACCTAAACTTTATGATGGAGTTggtttatactcaccattggtgtGTTGATCCCTCGTCTTGTACCTCCGCTAGTGACATGTTCCTCAGCAATCAGTGTTGATGACGCCAGGGACACGCAGTAGCATCAACATCAGGCGGCAAACTAATTTATTTTTGTTGAATTTACTGCAATAACCTGCGAGGACTCCCAAAGACTGATGGATactgggcgacacaggacaggtaatatatggATGCACACAtatggggtacatttatacactgggggcagcggCGAGCTCCGCCAATTCCCAAgagacttcatgctgaaatcgattgggattttggcctgtggtgtatgggcagctgatagatctttctctaatcagattagatcagagagatcTTTTTCTTGGTCAAatttgcccatcatcgctagatgtatgaccacctttatatTTGTATTAGTGCAGATTGATCCTTTACACGTccgagctgcagctgctcagagatttattttggggagtattttgaaatttagttttgaTTTCATTttatgtttcaagcttttattacaCTCAAAATGCattctagacccttgcttgacatgtTTTGGTAAGTTACTGGAAAAAAGGCTATGAAAACAAACTGAAAaactttttgcacaaaaaaacaggaaaaactgAATGCAGAGGAGGTTAAAATTCATTTGATTGGACAAGATTTGGAAAGGCACACGCCTGTCTATATAAGGTCCCATAGTTGACAGTTCATGTAAGGGAACAAACCAAGCACAAAGTTAAAGGAATTTTCTGTAGACCTCTGAGACAGGATTGTCTCAAGGCACAAATCGAGGGAACGTTACAGAACATTTTCTGCTGCTTTGACGATCCCAATAAGCACAGTGGCTTCCTTCATCCATAAGtggaagaagttcaaaaccaccaggggccatatgcaattcactttctcttaggagttacattttcatcttctctttaaacaacaTGTTCAtcgttttcaattgaaaaagtacccaaaagttggtaaaaaagtattatcaaatttattttgagtattttcttgcttgctaggggtttaaaggagaactgtagtgagaggtatatggagggtgtcatattgctttccttttaagcaatacaagttgcctggttatcctgctgatcctcagcctctaatactttaagccctagaccctgaacaggcatgcagcatatcagaggtttctgacatttttgtcagatctgacaggattagctgcatgcttgtttctggtgtgattcactctACTGCAGGCAGAAagcttagcagggctgccaggcaactagtatttcttaaaaggaaatcaatatggcagcctccatatacctctcactacagttctcctttaaaagctGATGGCTTAactggcattttatgacaagctgtgaaaatatcacctgggtgaaaactcaggagacaaagtgaattgcatatggccccagggctCTTCCTAAAGCTGGCCAGCCATCTAAACTGAGCGATCGGGGGAGACGGGCCTTAGTAAGGGAAGTGAAAacaatgttagttacctggtaacatcctttttagtaacctccaggacaggtccaccacgagaacgacaggctcctcccaggaacaggaaacgtccagatagagCACTCTATAAAACTTTGTCCAACCCCTTGATCCCCAGTCAATTTCAAGTACTGTTCCTAAACAAAAAAGGGGTTTTAATATTCATACTGCATATACATATACTCTCAcatcatcatatatatatatatacatataattgatatcgggtgggttacggacctgtcctggaggttactaaaaaggatgttaccaggtaactaacattgttttttcctttaacctccaggacaggtccaccacgagaagATGAGCAAGAATCTTACCAATTTAGGGTGGGCTGACTGCCTGCAGAACTTTCCTTCCAAATGATTGCTGTCTTGCAGACATCAGGTCTATTCTGTAGTGTCTAGAGAAGGTGCTTAAACTTGACCACGTGGCTGCTCTGCAGATCTCTTCTGGCGTAGCACCCGCTCTGTAAGCCCATGAGGTGGCAGCTGCCCTAGCTGAATGGGCTCTAATTGTATCTACTACCGTATTCCCTGTAATCCTATAGGCTTCCTCTATACATAATTTTATCCATCTAGCTATAGATCTCTTTGACATTTTACTACCTCTTGTAGCTCCTGACGGGTTAATTAGCAAAGTTCTAGAGTTTCTAAATTCCGCTACCCTCTCTAAATAACACATAAGGCATCTTCTTACATCCAATgttggttcctctttaaatgatggtAATTCAATGTCCTGGGATCTGTGAAATTTTGTAGTAACTTTTGGGAGAAATTCATCACATGTCTTCAGTATCACTTCATCTCTAAGTATTATACAAAACGGTTCATCACAACATAGGGCTTCTAATTCGCTCACCCGTCTAGCCGATGTAATAGCTATAAGAAATACCGTCTTCATTGTCAATAGACTGAAGGAAATATCTGCTATGGGCTCAAAGGGTTCTTTCTTTAGTACCTTTAAAACTAAGGATAAATCCCAACTGGGAACTCTTTTCTTTAACATAGGTCTCTTTCTCTCCACTGACTTAAAAAATTGGATGATAAGGGGGTCCCTTGCTAACCTCTCATCCATAAAGGTAGATATTGCtgctacctgtacctttaaagtaCTTAACGAAATATTCTTTTCTACCCTGTCCTGTAGAAACTCTAAAATGGTTGGCACTAAATCACCCTTGAACCCTGACTCTTCCTGCCACATATTAAAGGTTTTCCAATATTTGAGGTAAATTTTTCTTGTAACTTTCTTCCTACAGTCCAACAGAGTACTAATAACCCTTTCTGATACTCCTCTTTTCCTTAAAGGGGACCTCTCAGAAGCCAGGCTGACAGGCTTAGATTTGGAATAGAGCTTCCAGTTCTTCTTGACCCCTGAGCTAGTACTTCCTTGTCCGGAATCCTTATTGGACCCTCCAGCCTCATCTTTAGTAGTAGTGGATACCAACTTCTTGCTGGCCAATCCGGGACTACCATAATTACTACTGTCTTGGTCCTTGATAACTTGTGTAATACTCGTGGCACTAGCTGTATTGGTGGAAATGCGTACCCCTTGTCGAATATCCAGTTCTGACTTAGCGCATCTACCGCTTCGGCTCCTTTGCTTGGATTCAGGGAGTAGAATCTTCTGCACTTTGTGTTTTGCTTGGTTGCGAACATATCTACTCGTGGTCGACCCCACTGTGTGATCAATCTTCTGAACATCTTGTCTGATATTTCCATCTCTGTATTTGACACCTTTCGTCTGCTCAGAAAATCTGCTATCGTGTTTAATGATCCCTTCAGATGTATTGCTGATAATGATAGAAAATTCTTTTCCGCTATTGTTAATATGTTCATGGCCAGTTCCATCAGCTTCGCTGACTTTGTACCCCCTTGCCGATTCAAATATGCTACCGCTGTGGTGTTGTCTGACCTGACCTGAACATGATGACCCATCAGTGTCTGTACACTCTGTTCTAGTGCTTTTtgtatagctgctagctccctgtAATTGGATGACTGCATCCTCACACACTTTGGCCACCGCCCCTGTAACATTCTTCCCTGCAGATGTGCACCCCAACCTATAAGACTTGCATCGGTCGTGATAATCTTCCCTGTTGGTATGATCCACATCCTGCCTTCGGTGAGTATCTTCTCCGATAACCACCACTCCAAGGACTTCAGTACGTCTGGTGGACATATGACCTGTGTCTCTAGATTGTCCTGTGTCTTGTTCCAAACTTTTAGCATCCAATTTTGTAAGTGTCTTGTATGCATCATTGCCCACTGTATAGCTGGAGCTGTTGATGTCAGGAATCCCAAAACTTTCATTACTTGTCTTATCGTCATTACTGGCTTTGTTATGAATTCCTGTATCATAACTTTTAACTTCCCTATCTTTTCGACTGGCAAATACATTCTCTCTGTCTCTGAATCTATAATGACTCCCAGAAACTGGATCTTTGATGTTGGTTGAAGGACTGATTTGTCCCAGTTTACTATCCATCCGAGGGTTTGTAATTGTTCTAACACCCTTTCTGTATTTTCTTTTGATTTCTGATATGATTCTGCCACTACCAGGAGATCGTCTAGGTACGGGATTACAAGAATCCCTTCCATGTGGAAAAACTTTGTCACCTCCGCCATTACCTTTGAGAATATCCTCGGTGCCGATGATATCCCGAAAGGTAGGACCCTGAATTGAAAATGCTGAatcattcttttttcttttattgcaaaTCTGAGGAACTTTTGAGATGACTCCCTTATCGGAATGTGCCAATAAGCGTCCCTCAGATCTATATTTGTCATTATACAATTTTGGGTTAACAAGGTTCGCACAGAGTAAATTGATTCCATCCTGAATCTCTGATAAGATACGAAGGGGTTCAGGGCCTTTAGGTTTAGAATCAGTCTGAATTTCCCCGTCGGCTTTTTTACTAAAAATACCGTCGAATAAAATCCCTGAATGCTCGAGATTTGATTTTCTGGAACCGGAATGACCACGTTTTCGTCTAACATTGATTTTACGATGCTTTTTAACGCTagctttttctctttttcttttggaAGGGACGTGGAAATAAATCTCTTTGGAGGGAAGGATTGAAACTGAATCTTGTACCCCTGATTTATGAGATTGAGGATGAAATCGCTTTTGGAAATTTTTGTCCATTGGGAATAGAATCCCGACAGACGCCCCCCAACTTTTTCTCTGGCGTCATTTCTTTTCTTGTCCCTCCTGGTTTCGAAAAAGAAAACTCCTTTTCGTCCCCTCTCTGTTAATGGCCCaaggtcttctcctctgctgaggCTTATCCTTGTTGTCTTGTCTATTTCGCCTAAAGAATCTTTTGTTCTGtataaactttttcttttttgggaATCCCTTCTTTCTATCAGAAGTTCTTTCTAATATTTGGTCTAACTGCTCTCCAAATAGTAATTCTCCATTGAAGGAGATATTGCATATTCTGGCTTTTGAGGCCTGACTACCTTCCCAATTCTTTATCCACAGATTCCTCCTTGCTGTGTTAATTAATGCCGAGGTTCTAGCATTTACTCTGATATTCTCAGCTGCTGCATCAGTTATGTAATCAGTGGCCTTAGAGACCACTTCTAATGATTCCAAAATCTCCTCCTTAGAGGCTCCTTTTTCAACTTTCTCCTCTACTTTCTTAACCCATAGGGATAGAACTCTCGCTACACAAGTTGTGGCAGCTGCAGGTCTAAAATTTGCTCCTGCTGCTGTCCAGGCTTTCTTAAGAGCGAATTCTACCTTTTTATCCTGCGGATCTTTTAGATAGCCTagatcttcaaaggccaattcgtTGTCTTTATTAACCTGAGAAAATGCCGCATCTAACCTGGGACATCTATCCCAAGTTTTGACATCTTCCTCTGTAAATGGAAATCTTTTCATAAAACCCTTTGACATGAACAATTTTCTATCAGGGTATTTCCACTGGCTTAATATGGTATTCTTTGTGGATCTGTGTATAGGGAAGGTTAATGATTCTTTTGGTTCCATTCCTTGATATAACCTATCATGCATAGATATTTCCTCCGATTTTTTGGATTCAATGTTTAAAGTCTTGTTAATCGCCATTATCAGCTGCTCTGTCTCATCAGCTGGAAATCTAAATCTAGAGATTTTCTTAACCTCAGACTGGCTGTCCCAACttttagcagaggagtctgactcatcatcattatcttcctcctccccctccatgtcTCCTCTTCAGAGGAAGATACCATATTTCTCTTTGTACTTTTACTTTTGTGTTTTACAGGCTGAGATTCTGTATTAGGTGTCTCTGCGGCCGGTATATCTGTACTTGTACCCGGGTTTACTGACTCTGCTGCTGGGGGAATAGCAGAAGCAAACACCTCCTTTAGAGATTTAATAGTGTCTGCCATTTCCTTCTTTACGGCTGTCATTAACTCTTCCTTCAACCCCCCTGATTGCTCCTGTATaagtttcattaaacaaggttgacAAAACTGCTTATTGTAGTTATGGGCCATTTTTGCATCACAGAGCGGGCACCGCCTCCTTGGCTTTGTCGGCTCAGTAGGCTCCGGGCCCTAAAATAACAATCAACACAAAAACACAATGTCATTCCTCTGATTTTGATTTAAAGGAATATCACCCGGTGAAAAAATGAAGAGTGACAGTAACCCTGACCAAGGAGAGCAGGAATGAAGagccatatatacatataaatgcatccgctatatatatatatctctataactCTACTCCCCCACAGTATCAAATAATTGCCCAAGCTATAATATTCATATATAAAGCCCTCTGGCCCAAAGTGGAAAAAAACCTCCATATATCATCTATGTCCGCAAAAAATTTTAAGTataacagacctcagatcagacgttAAAACAGGCTATTAAATGCACACTATAAGTCTCTGATCTTATCCCAGACCTCCGTACAGACGCGGCCTATAGATACAGGTTACTATAACAAACCTCAGATCAGACGCTAAGCAGGCTATTAAATGCAAACTGTAAGTCTCTAATGTTATATCAGACCTCCATACAGACGCGGCCTAGGCGTACAGCTCATACCGTAAAGGTCACCAAGCCTCCGCCAAGCTTACCTTTCCTGGTTCCTGCTTAGCGTCCATCCCGCTCCGTTCCGAACACAAACTGGCAAACCATGCGGGCTTCCGGCGTCTCTTCACCCACGCGACCGGAAGTAACGTCACGTAAGGGCGGAAGTACGTCATACGTACTCCGCAACTGAGGGCAATCAGCTGCCTTCCCTCCGGAGGCCCGCATGATCcccgcgtcacttccggcgcgccACTAGCCTCCGCCCAAGGGGAATCATGGACGCCGCGCGTGTCCTCCGGATCCGCCGCAACTcgggcagccaggacagccatgGGGAAGGTAACTCCACTCTTTCTTCCCCCTCCGGACCGCAAAACCTCTCCAGGCAGGTCCACCCATAGCCGCCAACCAAGTCCCAAACTCTCCTGGTCTGACGGACCGGCGAGCGACCAGAGCACTCCTTGttcctggaacaggaaacgtcaactggGGATCAAGGGGTTGGACAAAGTTTTATAGAGTGctctatctggacgtttcctgttcctgggaggagcctgtcgttctcgtggtggacctgtcctggaggttaaaggaaaaaaagaacCTGATGGTCACTCTACCAGAGGTCTTCTGTGGAGAGAGGTGAACCCTCCAGAAGCACAACAATCCTTGCAGCAATACACCAATCAGACCTGTATGGTAGAGTGTCAAGACAGGagccactccttagtaaaaggcacatggcagcccgCCTGCAGTTTGCCAAAAAAGGCACCTGAGGGACTCTCAGGCCATGAGTAACAAAATTCTCTGATCTGATGGGACAAAGATTGAATTCTTGGTTATAAAAGCCTTCACATTTGAAGGAAACCAGGCACtgctcatcaccaggccaataccatcccaatcatggtggtggcagcatcatgctgtggggatgtttttcagcgGGAGACTAGTCAAGATAAAGAGAAGGATGACTGTAGCAATGTACAGACacatcctggatgaaaacctgcTCCAGAGCGCTCTTGACCTCAGACTAGGGCAACGGTTGATCTTTCAGCATGACAACCACCCTAAGCACAAAGCCAAGATATCAAAGCAGTGGCTTCAGGAGAACTTTGTAAATGTCCTGGAGAGGCCCGGCCAGAATGCAGACttggcatcatattcaaaaagacttgaggctgtaattgctgccaaaggtgtATCAACAAAGTActgagcaaaggctgtgaatattcATGTACATGAGTATTTATGTAATACATTTGGCAAAACCTTAGGTAAACTTTTcatgttgtcattatggggtttcgtgtgtagaattctgaggaaaaaaatgagtttaatctattttggaataaggctgtaacataactgttataatttaaagggacacttaagtcaaacaaaaaaaaatgagttttactcacctagggcttccaatagccctctgcagctgtccggtgtcctcgctgtcttcctccgatcctcctggcctcgccggcagccacttcctgtttcggtgacaggagctgacaggctggggacgtgagtgattcttcgtgttcccagacacattagcaccctctatgctgctatatggtatttgatatatgctatagcagcatagatggcgctattgtggccaggaacgcgaagaatcactcgcgtccccagcctgtcagctcctgtcaccgaaacaggaagtggctgccggcggggccagggggatcggagggagacggcgaggacaccagacagctgcagggggctattgaaagccccaggtgagtaaaactcattttttttgtttgatttaagtgtccctttaagtaggcctcagttatttggactgagttagtcaaaaaggcttggggtgcagacctgcactttaaggggattttctcttagagagatctacagttctgtcagcagaactaggacataccaagaagctgttctatggacaaggccacaggtctcactgacttcaacatgtacaccacaagaacagtaaacataggccatatttactaaataccaaattcttgtaagtaagggaaaagtgacattaaatattaattgagtaggtgtgtattatgacaccacgaggggtcaaaGCCAATAGctgggtctgggggatggctaagatgaggtcacatttaactctttcctggtcagtattaaagggccgggtGGGCGAACAGAGCTcactctgattcctactttcctgctctctatatgctgactggaacacctaattattttcctttctttatgtaatctgatataatgtatgctgtacataggtagtctagaagatgtaacttagaatagacATAAGGGGACCTGATTATCTTCAGCAGGAAGATAATCACgctgctgtaacgcaacatggaacttTGCTTGgccaggatatgatgaactatatctgtatagctgtgtacttaataaactc
Proteins encoded in this region:
- the LOC137570815 gene encoding uncharacterized protein gives rise to the protein MDKNFQKRFHPQSHKSGVQDSVSILPSKEIYFHVPSKRKREKASVKKHRKINVRRKRGHSGSRKSNLEHSGILFDGIFSKKADGEIQTDSKPKGPEPLRILSEIQDGINLLCANLVNPKLYNDKYRSEGRLLAHSDKGVISKVPQICNKRKKNDSAFSIQGPTFRDIIGTEDILKGNGGGDKVFPHGRDSCNPVPRRSPGSGRIISEIKRKYRKGVRTITNPRMDSKLGQISPSTNIKDPVSGSHYRFRDRENVFASRKDREVKSYDTGIHNKASNDDKTSNESFGIPDINSSSYTVGNDAYKTLTKLDAKSLEQDTGQSRDTGHMSTRRTEVLGVVVIGEDTHRRQDVDHTNREDYHDRCKSYRLGCTSAGKNVTGAVAKVCEDAVIQLQGASSYTKSTRTECTDTDGSSCSGQVRQHHSGSIFESARGYKVSEADGTGHEHINNSGKEFSIIISNTSEGIIKHDSRFSEQTKGVKYRDGNIRQDVQKIDHTVGSTTSRYVRNQAKHKVQKILLPESKQRSRSGRCAKSELDIRQGVRISTNTASATSITQVIKDQDSSNYGSPGLASKKLVSTTTKDEAGGSNKDSGQGSTSSGVKKNWKLYSKSKPVSLASERSPLRKRGVSERVISTLLDCRKKVTRKIYLKYWKTFNMWQEESGFKGDLVPTILEFLQDRVEKNISLSTLKVQVAAISTFMDERLARDPLIIQFFKSVERKRPMLKKRVPSWDLSLVLKVLKKEPFEPIADISFSLLTMKTVFLIAITSARRVSELEALCCDEPFCIILRDEVILKTCDEFLPKVTTKFHRSQDIELPSFKEEPTLDVRRCLMCYLERVAEFRNSRTLLINPSGATRGSKMSKRSIARWIKLCIEEAYRITGNTVVDTIRAHSARAAATSWAYRAGATPEEICRAATWSSLSTFSRHYRIDLMSARQQSFGRKVLQAVSPP